A stretch of Plasmodium vinckei vinckei genome assembly, chromosome: PVVCY_05 DNA encodes these proteins:
- a CDS encoding zinc finger protein, putative has product MDITIQENDNWVQCDKCEKWRKLPSNTDISKLTNTWYCSLNDDTRYNSCDIEEEIVISPQYNLNNNNIPTIANTTTTNNNNNFPTESYKNVDSLENANKFESEFYSNSNNNTYVSNNNGINSYQNNINNEESISQNSNNLNIYINQRNDNFVNQNDENNIISSNINNKNKYDIKKNKEDKKKSKNKYNTNKKEYKNEILLNNIPLDFGNYSVKGVKSLPKIIKKINHKKKQINSEHNNGFTNIIHDYDNNFYNNYTINMSYSKYSKKNLNKFKRSNSDGEVYRHFKSQANFNTHYYSDTNSNCNFRDNIRMHKKNDNNNNSSFYSSMHSIVNNILKKKQKAKKQASDKNKNEKDLVASLNSNTHKNSNDVLKKNKKIKEINHIKNEIDIYENYDNKDISIFQNICKDENGNIIDENHSKETNKYIHNVNKIKNYISKKSEMNLEKKKINDIKINQSHFNQNKTNKSDKNNNATIYNEANLNSNSYNGDNVLINNNNHHMNNDNNNNQNELEKNTSPLNNVVNWVQCENCKKWRKVDAHVNVTQLPDEWYCSLNFWNKYNNCDAEEEVYVEDNLGNKNINNFEKNIDNNNILDNFPKDKNSKQTKTKGKNVDKYNIKPKNYKNCKNLTNKYEINNIYSNFNNHDDYVEKYCIANNIDYKKLIKNNKIDQQHWNNICAYIKFINSYGNNATAKNLWTLRDRNSMRRSSSYSCYENKTVYFDYEYDQNYLSDSFLQVKISKKKFIQKNKIYNYRNKNSQFFYNHLSNNKSYDIYPYNLYPNKNDMIKFNKTHATSDNKIYEKTDNSKDKLEQINESEDEQSKKGDNSHIQDSGKFQNLDHNNTKHVENGENERKCDTADDSQTNKGVWSMLMNKFKINKWKGNDTDKNDVEKTVEADTNKCNSAVTPKNEKEEIDKYTYNNIFDCNDSTNDFYNEKKYEIMRNYVLYNREKMGKYLNYDKSNEEAKKKNINNSDTLEENKEDNNDHNIDKHMEGEQNNNNPYIYSTKLNSHEEKSNINGDLHIISDSKNNIKKLFGEHYLNNDNLVNTSKSKLLNDSSINYHKFLFSNNNKILTQTSNSFSRLSTNEVINFPFEEYNDENITIAKKEINNNFIKLENEKLYNSYRDDINKLSSENQIKTSDNLNSIHNSDKKKNKILPNYEKFIASVNYFNSLSSQMYYPDELMKTIPIEKMNEPILNHSNNFDINNILMNKQKSYNKNDSMENNTNVNSLVNDYLNVIENTKSVQNNNKGGKKITKIIPTKNPLKNYIINNNNNDVSLKKTAKQQVQQPKLNNESKNSKGKSNDKNTLKKDFIGGNTGNRKDIERAEKESKREKGDKNEKIEKNENNEYTTFSMRCNENKNIIKELIRNRNNILNTNISKGNVSNRSLSYNDDINDEYDDGSHIKTTILNAKNLKKHILSSRVIIYSKGASLTFNVEEINKNSIYFYNHEEIDLLNGNNPTEFNSNNTNTVTNNSNSTNTNNKSKKNVDDPNKDLQNDIESSNIYFNYAHNINFSDNNNNIELNKMKKVVTQVFNYDYKKFVNEISLFNDNIKLQIPNLKYKFKKYTHLDDDKNKGKKKQIYQTQLDNQNNHFYNDTTIKKNNEYSDENSLDDKHSNITDDDEIYDDNCKKSKLKLKKKNKNTIDYYKNDDPKNNAIKKKNKGKIAANKNILKSEMIINDQVRPEKLKKGNKSQAKYVAKNTKALSNNDNINNDYDSFKTVKKLNSNKIKKLSNNEYDEEDKETYQDQNEYKFELEKLNHEQTIMPNGPDNLSDQVDKKSDILSTDNNMDHVLKSKDKKSSDNIKQKYNYNSGSTFIPNEVDGNSGEQSRERKRKYSTNDNTIDDKHENKIHKEYKKNKMDITDYNNNISQNEDSSVDDGDSNIYEEEDKSQSDQDIYDNNKNKHNNISKHWNENSYKSKEKRPISSDRKSNSEETNSQTDNYLQDKESKDESSFFIIDTNSRSKRKRCILDDDEEETDYNKKLDYNKEEEDSSDHKKKCYDPKDRDEIEYNKQEKEYYYKDKYYDDKYHQVKRKRSYSNDNSQRDKSPENYFEKEEYGKGKYEDKHYRYKKMHHNNTLNKNEIDKNKYYNKTMNQHNYHRNSYSSYSENNDDSDGRYYNKRSRDDKNRATIESEERRESFYHNHHKEHHEYRSKDSINDIHNNKIHRNNKSIESERRHKENRYKSYDSTNYKTNNHDNDEKESNFNNQHDQFNKNNNSHHSDKYDRHSNNEQDKMNKRFSKKLDFKYEHQNENKYKYGEYEKHNTKYEHNRYDKYTHSNNNSNKYDRHEYHKYNSRNEDRRYDRNEHYRYERSGNNYDNKYTHNYEKYPNKYTSSNRHIINKYEKKIKNDDEKLISNNTTSPPNSEEKINTNKTYKIEDNLKSKNSNEDNYNGHLTDNPNPNNNKDELNKYNGEKHDTEKNNDEKNEQHERNSERDNGDINDYEKKYQDYNKYEKEHYSKSGGKKPFYHPENYYKNKYNENYNDDEYHYKKYKNHDYYYGNGEKHNMNNNNYNRNGHFHTYSNKKLINKNYKNYYSHRNSPTRDDIIKNKMRNDKFTNLNSSKYGNNIHIKQNRMHKF; this is encoded by the coding sequence ATGGATATAACTATTCAAGAAAACGATAATTGGGTACAATGTGATAAATGTGAAAAATGGAGGAAACTACCTTCAAATACTGATATAAGTAAATTAACAAACACATGGTATTGTAGTTTAAATGATGATACCCGATACAATTCATGTGATATAGAGGAAGAAATTGTTATTTCTCCTCAATACAATTTAAACAATAACAATATTCCTACTATTGCTAATACTACTActactaataataataataattttccaactgaatcatataaaaatgtggaTTCATTAGAAAATGCTAATAAATTCGAAAGCGAATTTTATAgcaatagtaataataacacCTATGTAAGTAACAATAATGGGATAAATAGCtaccaaaataatattaacaatGAAGAAAGTATTTCACAAAAcagtaataatttaaatatatatataaaccaaagaaatgataattttgttaatcaaaatgatgaaaataacaTAATTTCATCGaacattaataataaaaataaatatgacattaaaaaaaataaagaagataaaaaaaagtcaaaaaataaatataatactaataaaaaagaatataaaaatgaaattcttttaaataatatacctTTAGATTTTGGAAACTATTCTGTAAAGGGTGTTAAATCCCTTCctaaaattatcaaaaaaataaatcataaaaaaaaacaaataaacaGTGAGCATAACAATGGATTTACTAATATCATACATgattatgataataatttttataataactaTACAATTAATATGtcatattcaaaatatagcaaaaaaaatctaaacaaatttaagAGAAGTAATAGTGATGGAGAAGTATATAGACATTTCAAAAGTCAAGCCAATTTTAATACCCATTATTATAGTGATACAAACAGTAATTGTAATTTTAGAGATAATATAAGaatgcataaaaaaaatgataataataataattcatcaTTTTATTCATCTATGCATTCtattgttaataatatattgaagaaaaaacaaaaagcaaaaaaacaagcaagtgataaaaataaaaatgaaaaagatttAGTAGCATCATTGAATAGTAATACACACAAAAATTCAAATGAtgtactaaaaaaaaataaaaaaataaaagaaattaatcatataaaaaatgaaatagatatatatgaaaattatgataataaagatatttcaatttttcaaaatatttgtaaagATGAAAATGGTAATATTATAGATGAAAATCATTCGaaagaaacaaataaatatattcacaatgttaataaaataaaaaattatatttcaaaaaaaagtgaaatgaacttagaaaaaaaaaaaattaatgatataaaaattaatcaGTCTCATTTTAATCAAAATAAGACTAACAAaagtgataaaaataacaatgcCACTATATATAACGAAGCGAATTTAAATTCAAATAGTTATAATGGTGACAatgtattaattaataataataatcatcatatgaataatgataataataataatcaaaatgagttggaaaaaaatactagcccattaaataatgtagTAAATTGGGTACAATGTGAAAATTGCAAAAAATGGAGAAAAGTTGATGCACATGTTAATGTTACGCAATTACCTGATGAGTGGTATTGCTCATTAAACTTTtggaataaatataataattgtgATGCCGAAGAAGAAGTATATGTAGAAGATAATCTcggtaataaaaatataaacaactttgaaaaaaatatagataataataatattcttgATAATTTTCCCaaagataaaaattcaaaacaaacaaaaactaaaggaaaaaatgtagataaatataatataaaacctaaaaattataaaaattgtaaaaatttaacgaataaatatgaaattaaCAATATTTACAGTAACTTCAACAATCATGATGATTATGTTGAAAAATACTGTATTgctaataatattgattataaaaaactgataaaaaataataaaatagatcAACAACATTGGAATAATAtttgtgcatatataaaatttattaatagttATGGTAATAATGCTACTGCTAAAAATTTGTGGACTTTGAGGGATCGAAATTCTATGAGACGATCAAGTTCATATAGTtgttatgaaaataaaactgtttattttgattatgaatatgatcaaaattatttatcagATAGTTTTTTACAAGtaaaaatttcaaaaaaaaaattcattcaaaaaaataaaatatataattatagaaataaaaattcacaatttttttacaatcaTTTGAGTAACAATAAAAGTTATGATATTTACCCTTACAATTTATATCCAAACAAAAATGACATGatcaaatttaataaaacacACGCCACtagtgataataaaatttacgAAAAAACTGACAATAGTAAGGATAAGTTAGAACAAATTAATGAATCAGAAGATGAACAAAGTAAAAAAGGAGACAATTCCCATATACAAGATTCAGGAAAGTTTCAAAATTTAgatcataataatacaaagcATGTTGAAAATGGTGAAAATGAGCGCAAATGTGATACCGCTGATGACTCCCAAACTAATAAAGGCGTGTGGAGTATGCTGatgaataaatttaaaattaataaatggaaaGGAAATGATactgataaaaatgatgtgGAGAAAACTGTCGAAGCAGATACAAACAAATGTAATTCTGCAGTTACCcctaaaaatgaaaaggaggaaattgataaatatacatacaataatatatttgattgTAATGATAGTACTAAcgatttttataatgaaaaaaaatatgaaataatgcgaaattatgttttatataatagagaaaaaatgggaaaatatttaaactACGACAAATCTAATGAAGaagctaaaaaaaaaaatattaataattccGATACCttagaagaaaataaagaagataACAATGATCATAATATTGATAAACACATGGAAGgggaacaaaataataataatccctatatatattcaactAAATTGAATTCACATGAAGAAAAATCCAATATAAATGGTGATcttcatattatttctgattcaaaaaataacataaaaaaattatttggcgaacattatttaaataatgataatttagTTAATACCTCGAAAAGTAAACTATTAAATGATTCAAGTATAAATTATCAtaagtttttattttcaaacaataataaaatattgacACAAACAAGCAATTCTTTTAGTAGATTAAGTACAAATGAAGTTATAAATTTTCCATTTGAAGAatataatgatgaaaatataactatagctaaaaaagaaataaataataattttataaaattagaaaatgaaaaactaTATAATTCGTATAGAGATGACATCAATAAATTAAGTTCggaaaatcaaataaaaacaagtgacaatttaaatagtatacataatagtgataaaaaaaaaaataaaatattaccaaattatgaaaaatttattgCAAGCGtcaattattttaacaGCTTATCATCACAAATGTATTACCCAGATGaattaatgaaaacaattccgatagaaaaaatgaatgaaCCCATCCTAAATCATTCTAATAATTTcgatattaataatatattaatgaacaaacaaaaaagttataacaaaaatgatTCTATGGAAAATAACACGAATGTAAATTCCTTGGTTaatgattatttaaatgtcattgaaaatacaaagtcagttcaaaataataataaaggtggaaaaaaaataaccaAAATAATCCCTACCAAAAAtccattaaaaaattatataataaacaataataataatgatgtgagtttaaaaaaaactgcAAAACAACAAGTGCAACAACCAAAGCTAAATAATGAGAGTAAAAACTCAAAAGGTAAAagtaatgataaaaatacattaaaaaaagattttATTGGAGGAAATACTGGAAATCGAAAGGACATCGAAAGAGCTGAGAAGGAAAGTAAAAGAGAAAAGGGTGAcaagaatgaaaaaattgagaaaaatgaaaacaatGAATACACAACATTTAGTATGCGatgtaatgaaaataaaaacattattaaGGAACTAATAAGAAATCGAAATAACAtattaaatacaaatatatcgAAAGGAAATGTTTCAAATCGATCTCTATCCtataatgatgatataaatgatgAATATGATGATGGAAgtcatataaaaacaacaatattaaatgccaaaaatttaaaaaaacatatactAAGTAGCAgagtaattatatattcaaaagGAGCCTCTTTAACATTTAATgttgaagaaataaataaaaatagtatttaCTTTTATAACCACGAAGAAattgatttattaaatggaaataatcCTACTGAATTTAATTCTAACAATACTAATACTGTTACAAATAATTCGAACTCTACTAatactaataataaaagtaaaaaaaatgttgacGACCCTAATAAAGATTTACAAAATGATATAGAAAGTAGTAATATATACTTCAATTATGctcataatattaattttagtgataataataataatattgaattaaataaaatgaaaaaagttGTTACTCAAGTTTTTAATtatgattataaaaaatttgttaatGAGATAAGTTtatttaatgataatataaaattacaaaTTCCAAACTTAAagtataaatttaaaaaatatacacatttggacgatgataaaaataaagggaaaaaaaaacaaatttatcaAACACAACTAgataatcaaaataatcatttttataatgatactactattaaaaaaaataatgaatacaGTGATGAAAATAGTTTGGATGACAAGCATAGTAATATAACTGATGACgatgaaatatatgatgacaactgtaaaaaaagtaaactaaaattaaagaagaaaaataaaaatactattgattactataaaaatgatgatccaaaaaataatgctattaagaaaaaaaataaagggaAAATTGctgcaaataaaaatattttaaaatcggaaatgataataaatgatCAAGTACGGcctgaaaaattaaaaaaaggaaataaaagtCAGGCAAAATATGTtgcaaaaaatacaaaagcTCTTTCCaacaatgataatattaataatgattatgattcttttaaaactgtaaaaaaactaaatagtaataagattaaaaaattatcaaataatgaatatgacGAAGAAGATAAAGAAACCTATCAAGATCAAAACGAATATAAATTCGAGTTGGAAAAATTAAACCATGAACAAACTATTATGCCCAATGGCCCTGACAATTTAAGTGATCAagttgataaaaaaagtgacATACTATCAACggataataatatggatCATGTTTTAAAATCCAAAGATAAGAAAAGTAGtgataatattaaacaaaaatataactataATAGTGGAAGCACTTTTATTCCAAATGAAGTTGATGGAAATAGTGGTGAACAAAGTCGAGAAAGAAAACGAAAATATTCAACTAATGATAATACTATTGATGATAAAcatgaaaacaaaatacataaagaatataaaaaaaataaaatggatataacagattataataataatataagtcAAAACGAGGATTCTTCAGTTGATGATGGAGATTcgaatatatatgaagaGGAAGATAAAAGTCAAAGTGATCaagatatatatgataataataaaaataaacataacaATATTTCGAAACATTGGAATGAAAATTCTTATAAGTCAAAAGAGAAACGCCCAATTAGCTCAGATAGAAAAAGTAATAGTGAAGAAACAAACTCACAAACtgataattatttacaaGATAAAGAAAGTAAAGATGAAAGTagtttctttattattgaCACAAACAGTAGAAGTAAGAGGAAACGATGTATATTGGATGATGACGAAGAAGAAACAGATTACAACAAAAAGCTAgattataataaagaagaaGAGGATTCAAGtgatcataaaaaaaaatgttatgaCCCAAAGGACAGAGATGAGattgaatataataaacaggaaaaagaatattattataaagatAAATATTACGACGATAAATATCATCAagttaaaagaaaaagatcATATAGTAATGATAATAGCCAAAGGGATAAATCTCctgaaaattattttgaaaaagaagaatatGGTAAAGGTAAATATGAGGATAAACATTAtcgatataaaaaaatgcatcataataatacacttaataaaaatgaaattgataaaaacaaatattataataaaactatGAATCAACATAATTATCATCGAAATAGTTACTCATCTTAtagtgaaaataatgacgATTCTGATGGCAggtattataataaaaggaGCCgagatgataaaaatagagCCACTATTGAAAGTGAAGAACGTAGAGAAAgtttttatcataatcaCCATAAAGAACATCATGAATATCGTTCTAAAGATTCaataaatgatatacataacaataaaatacacAGAAATAATAAGAGTATTGAATCAGAAAGAAGACATAAAGAAAATAGATATAAATCATATGATAGTACCAATTATAAAACCAATAATCACgataatgatgaaaaagaaagcAATTTTAATAACCAACATGATCaattcaataaaaataataattcacaTCACTCAGATAAATACGATCGACACAGTAATAATGAACAagataaaatgaataaacgATTTAGCAAAAAACTTGATTTTAAGTATGAAcatcaaaatgaaaataaatataagtatGGAGAATATGAAAAACATAACACTAAATATGAGCATAACAGATATGACAAATATACTCATAGCAacaataatagtaataaatatgacaGGCATGAATATCATAAGTATAATAGTAGGAATGAAGATCGTCGATATGATAGAAATGAGCATTATAGATATGAAAGAAGtggaaataattatgataataaatatacacataatTATGAGAAATAcccaaataaatataccaGTAGTAATAggcatataataaataagtacgaaaaaaaaatcaagaACGATGacgaaaaattaatttccAATAATACTACGTCACCTCCCAATTcagaagaaaaaattaatacaaataaaacatataaaattgaagATAACTTAAAGAGTAAAAATAGCAATGAAGATAATTACAATGGCCACCTTACCGATAATCCTAACcctaacaataataaagatgaaCTTAATAAATACAACGGAGAAAAACATGAtactgaaaaaaataatgatgaaaaaaatgaacaacATGAACGAAATAGTGAACGGGATAATGGAGACATTAATGactatgaaaaaaaatatcaagaTTATAACAAGTACGAAAAAGAACATTATTCAAAAAGTGGCGGTAAAAAACCTTTTTATCACCctgaaaattattataaaaataaatacaatgaaaattataatgatgatgaatatcattataaaaaatataaaaatcatgattattattatggaAATGGAGAAAAGCATAACAtgaacaataataattataacaGAAATGGCCATTTTCATActtattcaaataaaaaattaattaataaaaactataaaaattattattcacaTAGAAATAGTCCAACAAGAGatgatattataaaaaataaaatgagaAATGACAAATTTACAAATCTAAACAGTTCGAAGTATGGAAATAATATCCATATCAAACAAAATCGAATGCATAAATTTtaa